In Dermacentor variabilis isolate Ectoservices chromosome 7, ASM5094787v1, whole genome shotgun sequence, a genomic segment contains:
- the LOC142587748 gene encoding ipis-1-like: MSGISGMAVNKLGDSVLNFAVDLYHQLSPKGAHKGNIFFSPFSISAALSMALGGARSRTAKEMSAVLRVDGEQMHNQFSDFLSKLPSYTADVKLHIANRMYCEQTFPVLESYLDLLRDSYGATIECVDFRNDCESIRRQVNAWVERTTEFKIRDLLPGGSVNAFTTLILVNAIYFKGFWQSQFNPDATRRSDFHLDSKNKKLVDMMYHEGRYSMTSSEELGVTALEIPYRGGKTSMVVLLPNDVEGLSNLEELLTVAKLAKLLNNLGGFVNVELYLPKFKLEQAIGLKETLQEMGIKDFFSSEADLSGISEKENLSASDVVHKAFVDVNEEGTEAAAATAVVMLDCCMSSMPPQTYKFVVDRPFIFLIRSCDPDLVLFMGSVREL, from the exons ATGTCAG GTATTTCAGGCATGGCCGTCAACAAGCTGGGAGATTCTGTCCTCAATTTCGCCGTGGACTTGTACCACCAGCTGTCGCCAAAGGGCGCCCATAAAGGGAACATCTTCTTTTCGCCGTTCAGCATCTCGGCTGCTCTTTCAATGGCTCTTGGAGGCGCACGGAGCAGAACTGCCAAGGAAATGTCGGCTGTCCTTCGAGTCGACGGCGAACAGATGCACAACCAGTTTTCTGACTTCCTCTCGAAACTACCATCCTACACTGCCGACGTGAAGCTCCATATCGCTAACCGAATGTACTGCGAACAGACGTTTCCTGTCTTAGAAAGCTACCTGGATCTTTTGCGCGACAGCTATGGAGCCACTATCGAGTGCGTCGATTTTAGGAATGACTGCGAGAGCATTCGACGGCAAGTCAACGCCTGGGTTGAACGAACCACAGAATTCAAGATAAGAGATCTCCTTCCCGGAGGTAGCGTGAATGCTTTTACCACTCTTATCCTGGTAAACGCCATCTACTTTAAGGGCTTCTGGCAGTCACAGTTCAACCCTGATGCTACTCGTAGATCTGATTTCCACCTGGACTCCAAAAACAAGAAACTGGTTGACATGATGTACCACGAGGGCCGTTATAGCATGACCAGCAGCGAGGAACTGGGTGTCACGGCCCTGGAGATACCATACCGAGGCGGCAAGACTTCCATGGTCGTGCTCCTACCCAACGacgtcgaaggactgtccaaCCTTGAGGAGCTGTTGACGGTGGCGAAGCTCGCGAAACTGTTGAACAATCTTGGCGGCTTTGTGAACGTTGAGCTATATCTGCCAAAGTTCAAATTGGAACAGGCAATCGGTCTGAAGGAAACGCTTCAAGAAATGGGAATCAAGGATTTCTTCTCTTCGGAAGCCGACCTGTCCGGCATTAGCGAGAAGGAAAATCTGTCAGCTTCCGATGTGGTGCACAAGGCATTCGTAGATGTAAATGAAGAAGGCACTGAAGCCGCAGCTGCCACAGCAGTGGTGATGTTAGACTGCTGCATGTCCTCTATGCCGCCACAGACCTACAAGTTCGTTGTGGATCGGCCATTTATTTTCCTCATTCGTAGCTGCG